The Oryzias latipes chromosome 4, ASM223467v1 genome includes a window with the following:
- the LOC101173929 gene encoding dimethylaniline monooxygenase [N-oxide-forming] 5: MVRTVAVIGAGPSGLTSLKACLDEGLEPTCFESSDDMGGLWKFKDVSEPNRASIYRSLTINIWKEMMCYSDFPIPADYPNYMHHSKILKYFRMYADHFKLLQHIRFQTSVKKITQRPDFSRTGQWEVVVGTKDGNEESHIFDAIICCSGHFNYPNLPLKDFPGIESFEGNYFHSWDYKGPEDMYGKRVVVIGIGNSGGDIAVETSRVAEEVFLSTRSGAWVIRQVSDNGLPVDMFNTRFVHVMLKLLPMSLLNWLGEKKLNSMYDHAMYGLKPKHRLLSQIPVINDDLPFKILSGGVIVKPNIKSIHGSTVVFEDGSSVENVDTIVFATGYNYDFPYLPKNALYKSGHRVGLYKHVFAPNLDHPTLAIVGFIHSDGAIMPQAEMQARYVARVFKGHKKLPSNQAMIKAVEKDTRNIEKNYITSKLTPIQVDFVEYMDNLAKDIGVRPSLLWLFFTDFPLFKRVFWGPVTAYQYRLFGPGKWDGARQAIFTQFDRMYQPMKTRKVEVNKGSAKQLLFKLSLVTVAGGTALYYIQAHHPNTIPALLSKFRPQVV, encoded by the exons ATGGTGCGCACGGTGGCAGTGATTGGCGCTGGCCCTTCAGGTCTGACCAGCCTAAAGGCTTGTCTGGATGAGGGCTTGGAACCAACCTGCTTTGAAAGCAGTGACGACATGGGTGGACTATGGAAGTTCAAG GACGTGTCAGAGCCAAACCGAGCTAGCATCTATCGCTCCCTAACGATCAACATCTGGAAAGAGATGATGTGCTACAGTGACTTCCCTATCCCAGCTGATTATCCCAACTACATGCACCATTCTAAAATCCTGAAATACTTCAGGATGTATGCAGATCACTTTAAACTGCTTCAGCACATTCGCTTTCAG ACCTCGGTGAAGAAAATTACCCAGCGACCAGACTTCTCTCGCACCGGTCAGTGGGAAGTGGTGGTGGGGACTAAAGATGGGAACGAGGAGAGTCACATCTTTGATGCAATTATTTGCTGTTCTGGTCACTTCAACTACCCGAACTTGCCTCTCAAAGACTTTCCAG GAATTGAGTCATTTGAAGGCAATTACTTCCACAGTTGGGATTACAAGGGGCCGGAGGACATGTATGGGAAGAGAGTGGTGGTCATTGGGATTGGTAATTCAGGAGGAGACATTGCAGTGGAGACCAGCAGAGTTGCAGAAGAG GTGTTCCTGAGCACTCGCAGTGGTGCATGGGTCATTAGACAAGTGTCTGACAACGGCCTGCCAGTTGACATGTTCAACACGCGCTTCGTTCATGTCATGCTCAAGCTTCTCCCAATGAGTTTGCTCAACTGGCTTGGGGAGAAAAAACTCAACTCTATGTATGACCATGCAATGTATGGTCTCAAACCCAAACACAG GCTTCTCAGCCAGATTCCAGTCATCAATGATGACCTGCCTTTCAAGATTTTGTCTGGAGGAGTTATTGTCAAACCAAACATCAAGTCAATCCATGGCTCCACTGTGGTGTTTGAAGATGGTAGCTCTGTGGAAAAT gtggATACCATTGTGTTTGCTACAGGTTATAATTATGATTTTCCTTACTTACCAAAAAATGCTTTGTATAAGTCTGGCCACCGTGTGGGTCTATACAAGCATGTCTTTGCTCCAAACCTGGATCATCCCACCCTGGCCATTGTGGGTTTCATTCATTCTGATGGCGCCATCATGCCACAGGCTGAAATGCAGGCCCGCTACGTTGCACGTGTCTTCAAAG GACATAAGAAGCTGCCATCAAATCAGGCCATGATCAAGGCTGTTGAAAAGGACAccagaaatattgaaaaaaa CTACATCACGTCCAAACTGACACCAATTCAGGTGGACTTTGTTGAGTACATGGACAACTTGGCAAAGGACATCGGAGTGAGACCAAGCCTCCTCTGGCTCTTCTTCACAGATTTCCCCTTGTTTAAGAGGGTTTTTTGGGGGCCTGTCACTGCTTATCAGTATCGACTGTTTGGGCCAGGAAAATGGGATGGAGCTCGCCAAGCAATCTTCACCCAGTTTGACCGCATGTACCAGCCAATGAAAACGAGAAAG GTGGAGGTGAATAAAGGTTCAGCAAAACAGCTGCTGTTCAAGCTGAGTTTGGTCACCGTTGCCGGAGGAACTGCTCTGTACTACATTCAAGCTCACCATCCAAACACCATTCCCGCCCTGCTGTCCAAGTTCCGTCCTCAAGTTGTCTGA